A genomic segment from Bradyrhizobium diazoefficiens USDA 110 encodes:
- a CDS encoding ABC transporter permease, with protein sequence MSFANGSPGHTKAFITARVLTGARMFPVPVYIATVFTAFFLIAAIAPKLLQTHDPLALSLMSPLRAPSLTHWLGTDQSGRDLYSRIVAGTGQSLSIGLGATALSLAIALILGVTAGLSGGWIDNVLSRLFDALFALPTLFLALLFVSLLGTSVSTLIIAVGLGTSPGYARMVRVQVLRVKATGYVEAAKALGHSPRGILFKHILPNAISPLATMFTLGIGQAIIWASGLSFLGLGVAPPSSEWGALLNAGRNYVIYAWWLEVMPGIAIATFALSVTVIGQYVQQRLEGRIELP encoded by the coding sequence ATGAGTTTCGCCAATGGCTCCCCGGGACATACAAAAGCGTTCATCACTGCAAGAGTGCTGACGGGCGCCCGTATGTTTCCGGTTCCGGTCTATATCGCGACTGTCTTCACGGCCTTCTTCCTCATCGCGGCGATTGCGCCGAAACTGCTTCAGACGCATGATCCGTTGGCGCTGAGCTTGATGTCACCTCTCAGGGCCCCTTCATTGACGCATTGGCTGGGGACGGACCAGTCCGGACGGGATCTCTATTCCCGCATCGTGGCGGGGACAGGTCAGTCTCTCTCCATTGGGCTGGGTGCGACTGCGCTCAGCCTTGCCATCGCGCTCATACTCGGCGTGACGGCGGGCCTGTCTGGCGGCTGGATCGACAACGTGCTCAGCCGGCTCTTCGACGCCCTGTTCGCTCTCCCCACTCTGTTCCTTGCGCTTCTCTTCGTTTCGTTGTTGGGCACCTCGGTCTCGACACTGATTATCGCGGTCGGCCTTGGAACATCGCCAGGATATGCACGCATGGTGAGGGTGCAGGTTCTGAGGGTCAAAGCTACTGGTTATGTTGAGGCGGCAAAGGCGTTAGGCCACTCGCCCAGGGGCATCCTGTTCAAGCATATCCTCCCCAACGCAATCAGCCCGCTTGCGACAATGTTCACGCTCGGTATCGGGCAAGCCATCATTTGGGCATCCGGCCTTTCGTTTCTCGGCTTGGGAGTTGCGCCCCCGTCATCGGAATGGGGCGCACTGCTCAATGCCGGGCGCAACTACGTAATCTATGCATGGTGGCTCGAGGTCATGCCCGGGATCGCCATCGCTACCTTCGCGCTCTCAGTGACTGTCATCGGCCAGTACGTGCAGCAACGCCTGGAAGGAAGGATCGAGCTTCCATGA